CCGGGGAAAACAATTTAAATCCTTGAATTTAGACTCCAACAACCTTCAGGCTATGTTCAATGACAACTTTGATGCACATACTTGTGGGAACCCTTTCAGAGGAATATCTTTTGGAACACTTGACTTATCCCATAATGGTTTCAGCATAGACAAGTTAAGACTATTTTTCAAAGCTATCGAAGGtactaagattttttttctcaagctaTCAGGACATATAGGTAAAGGCTTTTCCTTCAGCAATCTTTTAGATATGGACAGAAGCACTTTTGAGGGCCTCAGGAACAGCTCAATCAAGATGTTGGATATGTCTAAAAACAGGATATTTGCATTACAACAGGGAGTATTCAATCCATTAGCACAAACTGAAGTTATTGATCTCTCACAAAACCAAGTCAATCAAATACACAAAAATGCTTTTGAAGGCCAGGAACATTTAAAAAAGCTCAACCTGTCTCATAATTTGCTCGGGGATATCCGTGCTCACAGTTTTGCTCCTCTGAGGAACCTGAAGGTGTTGGACCTCTCTTACAATCATATTGGTATATTTGGCTACCAATCATTTAGTGGACTTTTGAGCCTGGAGGTATTAAATCTGACTGGAAACTCCCTCAGGGAGTTCGGCTTCCCCAGCACTCTGCCGAGTTTAAGTTATCTTAATTTGAACGACAATAAATTGACTTTTGCAGCAGTGGACACAATAACAACTTTTGCCCCTAATGTCACATATTTGAACGTTCAGAACAACAAAGTAGAAAACCTGCAGAGTGTGTACATCTTTTTGACTAACCTGAAGAAACTCCAGCATCTTGTCTTTGGAGGGAATCCCATCAAGTGGTGCACAATGAATAGTCAAGCTTCTGAAAAGAAGCATAGCGCTGTTAAAGAGTTAGATCTTCACAGCAGCAACTTGCAGTCAATTTGGTCTCGAGGCAAATGTCTCGATCTGTTCCAAGGTCTTAACCATTTGGTCGAGCTGAGATTGAGCTCGAACAATTTGCGCTCCCTTCCGAATGGCATCTTCAAAGATCTCCCCTCTCTTCTGGGAATGGACCTCTCATCCAACACTTTAACCTATCTCCAGCCTGATGCATTTCCTAAGACCCTCAAATTGCTTAACCTCGCTAACAACTTCATAGTGTCCCCCAACCCGGCCCTCTTCCGAACTCTTAGCATCCTCAATTTAAATATGAACCGGTTTCACTGTGATTCAAATCTGACAAACTTCTTGAAGTGGACAAGAGAAACAAACGTGACCTTTTTGAGTCCCGTTAAGGACTTGAGATGTGAATTTCCTATAGCTTTCTATAAAGTTTCTCTCTTGGATTACTCCACTCATCTTCTTGGCACTGGAAGCATTTAACAAGGTTTAAACTGTAATATAGCTTTAGAGGGAATGCAGGCATTTATTCAAGTTGTACACTAGAGGGCAGCAAAGATCTAACAATCACCTACCAACTTTATCTCAACCGGTTGAGGTCCTGCTGTAACACACGAggcattattttgttttaattgagTTCAAGAATAATTGTGCAAGTAGAAAATGTAAACAATTAGTTTTATTTAGAGCAACAATATTGTTTGAGTTTGTTTGAATTATTGTCACAACTATACCACTCATTCCAGAATAACACTGGCATACTGTTCTCAGAGTCACTCCTGCTGTTTTAATAAAGCTGTAAAATGGTCATGAGCTTTTAGTGAGCTGTGTACATTTTAATGCTTTTATATAACCAAACTAATATCAATAATAGCATTTTAGCTTAGCTAATTCACAATTAGCAGCTAGCAATAAACTTTACATAAAGTACAGTACGTTCTAGCATAGGGTTAGCGTCAAGCTAATCACCAACTCACATTCACTCTAATTACCACAAGAAAACATGATACAACATAATAAAATAGTATTTAATACACCTAAGATTCTGGTTGGTTTTAATCAATTTCATTACCAAGATAAAATGAGTTATAATAGCAGATTAGCATTGAGGCCTATCATCTTACCATGCAGAGGCCTTGAAAACAGCTCCTCGCGTTGATATACTCATAAACCTTGTTGTCCTATTAATCAAAAAACTCATTAGATAATGATAAAAGTGACTGAATAATTTTCACGGGAGAATGCTCGCTCACCAGTAGTCAGCTTGACCTGGTATTAGAGACTCTGTAGCGGAATGAAGGATTACATGTAAATGGCACAGATTTACCAATCATACATTTTatgtgggttaaaaaaaaagacactgaaACCGTAAACACACTTGATGAAATAGCAAAATACATGAACGTTTGTGTCAGTGTttttattcatgtttttttttttttacccagacAGAT
This genomic stretch from Syngnathus scovelli strain Florida chromosome 20, RoL_Ssco_1.2, whole genome shotgun sequence harbors:
- the LOC125990132 gene encoding toll-like receptor 5; translated protein: MKIFAFLVVIFVFKKMPGCISSCSITGSVANCAFKNLHWIPPLPPNITHLYLEMNHIHEINSTSLSGLEMLQVLDLGHQYSALVIQNNAFIRQRHLRKLVLGFNAKLQLEPEAFLGLSGLQSLYLDYCSLDESILKENYLKPLFSLETLDLFGNRIKRIQPSMFFSNMTHLNHLNLKLNRINKICEPDLAAFRGKQFKSLNLDSNNLQAMFNDNFDAHTCGNPFRGISFGTLDLSHNGFSIDKLRLFFKAIEGTKIFFLKLSGHIGKGFSFSNLLDMDRSTFEGLRNSSIKMLDMSKNRIFALQQGVFNPLAQTEVIDLSQNQVNQIHKNAFEGQEHLKKLNLSHNLLGDIRAHSFAPLRNLKVLDLSYNHIGIFGYQSFSGLLSLEVLNLTGNSLREFGFPSTLPSLSYLNLNDNKLTFAAVDTITTFAPNVTYLNVQNNKVENLQSVYIFLTNLKKLQHLVFGGNPIKWCTMNSQASEKKHSAVKELDLHSSNLQSIWSRGKCLDLFQGLNHLVELRLSSNNLRSLPNGIFKDLPSLLGMDLSSNTLTYLQPDAFPKTLKLLNLANNFIVSPNPALFRTLSILNLNMNRFHCDSNLTNFLKWTRETNVTFLSPVKDLRCEFPIAFYKVSLLDYSTHLLGTGSI